A window of Candidatus Methylomirabilota bacterium contains these coding sequences:
- a CDS encoding MaoC family dehydratase — MLVVETPKDLKQHIGKTLGPSEWIVVDQPMIDKFAEATGDHQWIHVDVERAKKEMPGGKTIAHGYLTLSLLPRLVPQLLKVEKRSRGLNYGSNKVRFTNTVPAGSRVRLKQTIKNVEDVEGNGVRITSEMVMEIEGQERPALVAETLGIQYA; from the coding sequence ATGCTCGTCGTCGAGACCCCGAAGGACCTGAAGCAGCACATCGGCAAGACGCTCGGCCCGTCCGAGTGGATCGTCGTGGACCAGCCCATGATCGACAAGTTCGCGGAGGCGACCGGCGACCACCAGTGGATCCACGTGGATGTCGAGCGCGCGAAGAAGGAGATGCCTGGCGGCAAGACGATCGCCCACGGCTACCTGACGCTGTCGCTCCTGCCGAGGCTGGTTCCGCAGCTCCTGAAGGTGGAGAAGCGGAGCCGGGGCCTCAACTACGGATCCAACAAGGTCCGCTTCACCAACACCGTGCCCGCCGGCTCGCGGGTCCGGCTCAAGCAGACCATCAAGAACGTGGAAGACGTCGAGGGCAACGGCGTGCGCATCACCTCCGAGATGGTGATGGAGATCGAGGGGCAGGAGCGCCCGGCGCTGGTCGCCGAGACCCTCGGCATCCAATATGCCTAA